Proteins encoded in a region of the Streptomyces violaceoruber genome:
- a CDS encoding MMPL family transporter: MGATTTGTARRRAVPWLVLGLWIAVLAIASPFAAKLGDVQHDRAVDYLPASADSTQVAKIQERLPGGEATEMVLVYHRDAGLTAADRATAAEQVAEIAGAHELTGRPAGIPSKDGTTLMYPVASTEPGTDEKARDALVNDVRDIARGGDGLGVEVGGSGALATDASEVYNSLDGPLLYTTAAVVALLLILIYRSPFLWLVPLAVAGLADYLSMGVAYGLNQTFGTAVSGQSSGIMTILVFGVGTDYALLLVSRYREELRRIERPYDAMLAALRGCGPAVLASSGTVAAGLLCLLAADLNSSRGMGPLGTVGVLCALAAMLTLLPALLVLLGRRVFWPLVPRHGSTPKARRSLFAAMGGSAERRPRTVLVGGAVLLGALALGTFALPGNLKQEDSFTTRPDAIAAMETLAGAYPESGTQPISVISPTGRAEAALTEIRATKGVESAEAGRSGGGWTELTVLASAPPQSAAESATIETLRDKLDGSYVGGPSAEQIDLEDTNARDTAIVVPLVLLSVLLILTVLLRSLVAPLILVAAVVAVWGAALGIGGLVFDPLFGFEGTDPGLGLLSFVFLVALGVDYGIFLMHRMREESLNGAEPTAAALSALRTTGGVIASAGLVLAATFAVLTSMPMVQLVELGFVIAVGVLLDTFLVRTYLVTSASVALRRRVWWPGRLSREPGRSAPDDVRKPVGV; the protein is encoded by the coding sequence ATGGGGGCCACAACGACAGGCACGGCGCGGCGGCGGGCCGTGCCCTGGCTGGTGCTCGGACTGTGGATCGCCGTGCTGGCGATCGCCTCGCCGTTCGCGGCGAAACTCGGCGACGTGCAGCACGACCGGGCCGTCGACTACCTGCCGGCGAGCGCCGACTCGACGCAGGTCGCCAAGATCCAGGAGCGGCTGCCCGGCGGCGAGGCCACCGAGATGGTCCTCGTCTACCACCGCGACGCCGGACTGACCGCCGCCGACCGGGCCACCGCCGCCGAGCAGGTCGCCGAGATCGCCGGCGCGCACGAACTCACCGGCCGTCCCGCGGGCATCCCGTCCAAGGACGGCACCACCCTCATGTACCCGGTCGCCTCCACCGAGCCCGGCACGGACGAGAAGGCCCGCGACGCACTCGTCAACGACGTACGGGACATCGCCCGAGGGGGCGACGGGCTCGGCGTCGAGGTCGGCGGCTCCGGCGCGCTCGCCACCGACGCCTCCGAGGTCTACAACTCCCTCGACGGTCCGCTGCTCTACACCACCGCCGCGGTGGTCGCCCTCCTCCTGATCCTGATCTACCGCAGCCCCTTCCTGTGGCTCGTGCCGCTCGCCGTCGCCGGACTCGCCGACTACCTCTCCATGGGCGTCGCCTACGGCCTCAACCAGACCTTCGGCACCGCCGTCTCGGGCCAGAGCAGCGGCATCATGACCATCCTCGTCTTCGGCGTGGGCACCGACTACGCGCTGCTGCTGGTCTCCCGGTACCGCGAGGAACTGCGCCGCATCGAGCGGCCGTACGACGCCATGCTCGCCGCCCTGCGCGGCTGCGGGCCCGCCGTACTGGCCTCCTCCGGCACCGTCGCCGCCGGACTCCTGTGCCTGCTCGCCGCCGACCTCAACTCCAGCCGGGGCATGGGCCCGCTCGGCACCGTCGGCGTGCTGTGCGCGCTGGCCGCCATGCTGACCCTGCTGCCCGCGCTCCTCGTCCTGCTCGGCCGCCGCGTCTTCTGGCCGCTGGTGCCCCGCCACGGCAGCACCCCCAAGGCCCGCCGGTCGCTGTTCGCCGCGATGGGCGGCTCCGCCGAACGCCGGCCCCGCACCGTCCTGGTGGGCGGCGCCGTCCTGCTCGGCGCGCTCGCGCTGGGCACCTTCGCCCTGCCCGGCAACCTCAAGCAGGAGGACTCCTTCACCACCCGCCCCGACGCGATCGCCGCGATGGAGACCCTCGCCGGCGCCTACCCGGAGTCCGGCACCCAGCCGATCAGCGTCATCAGCCCCACCGGCCGCGCCGAGGCCGCGCTCACCGAGATCCGCGCCACCAAGGGCGTCGAGAGCGCCGAGGCCGGCCGCAGCGGCGGCGGCTGGACCGAGCTGACCGTCCTGGCCTCCGCGCCGCCCCAGTCGGCCGCCGAGAGCGCCACCATCGAGACCCTGCGCGACAAGCTCGACGGCTCCTACGTCGGCGGCCCCAGCGCCGAGCAGATCGACCTGGAGGACACCAACGCCCGGGACACCGCCATCGTCGTACCGCTCGTGCTGCTCTCGGTCCTGCTGATCCTCACCGTGCTGCTGCGCTCGCTGGTGGCGCCGCTGATCCTGGTCGCCGCCGTCGTCGCCGTGTGGGGCGCGGCCCTCGGCATCGGCGGGCTCGTCTTCGATCCCCTCTTCGGCTTCGAGGGCACCGACCCCGGGCTCGGCCTGCTCTCCTTCGTCTTCCTGGTCGCCCTCGGCGTCGACTACGGCATCTTCCTGATGCACCGGATGCGCGAGGAGTCCCTGAACGGCGCCGAACCCACCGCGGCGGCCCTGTCCGCGCTGCGCACCACCGGCGGTGTCATCGCCTCGGCCGGGCTGGTCCTCGCGGCCACCTTCGCCGTGCTCACCAGCATGCCGATGGTGCAACTGGTCGAGCTGGGCTTCGTCATCGCGGTCGGCGTCCTGCTCGACACCTTCCTCGTCCGCACCTACCTGGTCACCAGCGCCAGCGTCGCCCTGCGCCGCCGGGTGTGGTGGCCGGGCCGGCTGTCCCGGGAGCCAGGCCGTTCCGCGCCGGACGACGTACGGAAGCCGGTCGGTGTCTGA
- a CDS encoding SCO2523 family variant P-loop protein gives MLVFAASDKGGTGRSVTSANLAYQRALTGDHVAYVDFDFGSPTAAAVFDVPSAMRGTQERGLHSYLEGDTSEPVRIDVWRETEHPLLRARPNQSGRLVLFPGDAGGGEFATGEEALERCVDLLLKLNAEFDVTFVDLSAGRSYAVDMVLDATAHPRMRNTPFRWLVFHRWTRQHVIAASGLVHAEHGIIGGGVERGHDEDDLRAAIRFVRAAVPDPESPLWSQGSTAQATWMQACDEALRRLAAEQRIGDSVVLGIVPLEPILQWQEQLITEEDVLSTQIANKETLEALEEIARRLTDDTHWGRL, from the coding sequence GTGCTGGTCTTCGCCGCCTCCGACAAGGGGGGCACGGGACGCTCGGTGACCAGCGCCAACCTGGCCTACCAGCGCGCCCTCACCGGTGACCACGTGGCCTACGTCGACTTCGACTTCGGCTCACCCACCGCCGCCGCCGTCTTCGACGTGCCCAGCGCCATGCGCGGCACCCAGGAACGCGGTCTGCACTCCTACCTGGAGGGCGACACCTCCGAACCGGTCCGCATCGACGTCTGGCGGGAGACCGAGCACCCCCTGCTGCGCGCCCGCCCCAACCAGTCCGGCCGCCTGGTGCTGTTCCCCGGCGACGCGGGCGGCGGCGAGTTCGCCACCGGCGAGGAGGCCCTGGAGCGCTGCGTCGACCTGCTGCTCAAGCTCAACGCCGAGTTCGACGTCACCTTCGTCGACCTCAGCGCCGGCCGCAGCTACGCCGTCGACATGGTCCTCGACGCCACCGCCCACCCCCGGATGCGCAACACCCCCTTCCGCTGGCTGGTCTTCCACCGCTGGACCCGCCAGCACGTGATCGCCGCCTCCGGGCTCGTCCACGCCGAGCACGGCATCATCGGCGGCGGCGTCGAGCGCGGCCACGACGAGGACGACCTGCGCGCCGCGATCCGCTTCGTGCGGGCCGCCGTGCCCGACCCCGAGTCACCTCTGTGGTCCCAGGGCTCCACCGCCCAGGCCACCTGGATGCAGGCCTGCGACGAGGCACTGCGCCGGCTCGCCGCCGAACAGCGCATCGGCGACAGCGTCGTCCTCGGCATCGTGCCGCTGGAACCCATCCTCCAGTGGCAGGAGCAGCTCATCACCGAGGAAGACGTCCTCTCCACCCAGATAGCCAACAAGGAGACGCTGGAGGCGCTGGAGGAGATCGCCCGGCGCCTGACGGACGACACCCACTGGGGGCGGCTGTGA
- a CDS encoding SCO2524 family protein has protein sequence MQIKPRQHLLDIWQAMARHSFDDGKLVRGDTDGLSSVADAERLLCLLYPATEVPAFRLDQPDTTERDVLRALDRVGSRLEIPPNLIAALTQFMRTHTGTDDSPTFSGGHYFRPSEPGGTVSHEQRQLGVVDSYSMSVTLCLATLGFLKVYEGTTTRPEVLKAIAELREATNARLTSAMVSLLRSFSVNVFDAESEQGKRLIQVIGQGGQSDRIVLQQFSRRLRPLRATIIESLSRGIQVDEGIRDESQLFECGWAWGIVKDAPQITDLNVDVPGQPDGIADRLPYVYFTVVALDGIQDLFSDRTLTLGLLDEDQQKLAEMLRLRWELSQQYWSAIARFGGERWPLEDLPWQTTGLRLESEYFSLTVAAILVHDLVRRKATDDDLTRTVAIMERLADRGRVTSRMTKNDPTLLLHTPGVTMPLAGSERAGGQLLWRMTDFSAQLLKRIIQLAELSRNIGAQDRLLRLAEQSFEHLWKRRIDEEEGAGLWDNIQAVYPDAQDAGLRMSWSITERVTECLVAARILYEQEPIRSPELAELARELLSEATHLFGREQLEASAAADGARARAMRSIESRLDHARGLVDERPATAFALALPVLQELDTLAQARGAAAQEV, from the coding sequence ATGCAGATCAAGCCACGCCAGCACCTGCTGGACATCTGGCAGGCCATGGCCCGTCATTCGTTCGACGACGGGAAGCTGGTCCGGGGGGACACCGACGGACTGAGCAGCGTCGCGGACGCCGAGCGTCTGCTCTGCCTGCTGTATCCGGCCACCGAGGTCCCCGCCTTCCGGCTCGACCAGCCGGACACCACCGAACGTGACGTCCTGCGCGCCCTCGACCGGGTCGGCAGCCGGCTGGAGATCCCGCCCAACCTGATCGCCGCGCTGACCCAGTTCATGCGCACCCACACCGGCACGGACGACAGCCCCACCTTCTCCGGCGGACACTACTTCCGCCCCTCCGAACCCGGCGGCACGGTCAGCCACGAACAGCGCCAGCTGGGCGTGGTCGACTCCTACTCCATGTCCGTCACGCTCTGCCTGGCCACCCTCGGCTTCCTCAAGGTCTACGAGGGCACCACCACCCGGCCCGAGGTCCTCAAGGCCATCGCCGAACTGCGGGAGGCCACCAACGCCCGGCTGACCTCCGCGATGGTCAGCCTGCTGCGGTCCTTCTCCGTGAACGTCTTCGACGCCGAGTCGGAGCAGGGCAAGCGGCTCATCCAGGTCATCGGCCAGGGCGGGCAGTCCGACCGGATCGTCCTCCAGCAGTTCTCCCGCCGGTTACGCCCGCTGCGCGCCACCATCATCGAGAGCCTCTCCCGGGGCATCCAGGTCGACGAGGGCATCCGCGACGAGAGCCAGCTCTTCGAGTGCGGCTGGGCCTGGGGCATCGTCAAGGACGCACCGCAGATCACCGACCTGAACGTCGACGTACCCGGCCAGCCCGACGGCATCGCCGACCGGCTGCCCTACGTGTACTTCACCGTCGTAGCCCTCGACGGCATCCAGGACCTCTTCTCCGACCGCACCCTCACCCTCGGCCTGCTCGACGAGGACCAGCAGAAACTCGCCGAGATGCTGCGCCTGCGCTGGGAGCTGAGCCAGCAGTACTGGTCCGCGATCGCCCGCTTCGGCGGCGAGCGCTGGCCCCTGGAGGACCTGCCCTGGCAGACCACCGGCCTGCGCCTGGAGTCCGAGTACTTCTCCCTGACCGTCGCGGCCATCCTCGTCCACGACCTGGTCCGCCGGAAGGCGACCGACGACGACCTCACCCGCACCGTCGCCATCATGGAGCGCCTCGCCGACCGCGGCCGGGTCACCAGCCGCATGACCAAGAACGACCCGACCCTCCTGCTGCACACCCCGGGCGTCACCATGCCGCTCGCGGGCTCCGAGCGCGCCGGCGGCCAGCTCCTGTGGCGGATGACCGACTTCTCCGCCCAGCTCCTCAAGCGGATCATCCAGCTCGCCGAACTCTCCCGGAACATCGGCGCCCAGGACCGCCTGCTCCGCCTCGCCGAGCAGTCCTTCGAACACCTGTGGAAGCGGCGCATCGACGAGGAGGAGGGCGCCGGCCTCTGGGACAACATCCAGGCCGTCTACCCCGACGCCCAGGACGCCGGACTGCGCATGTCCTGGAGCATCACCGAGCGCGTCACCGAATGCCTCGTCGCCGCCCGCATCCTGTACGAGCAGGAGCCCATCCGCAGCCCCGAACTCGCCGAACTGGCCCGGGAACTGCTCAGTGAGGCCACCCACCTGTTCGGCCGGGAGCAGCTGGAGGCGTCCGCCGCCGCCGACGGAGCCAGAGCCAGAGCCATGCGGAGCATCGAGAGCCGCCTCGACCACGCCCGCGGCCTGGTCGACGAACGGCCCGCGACCGCCTTCGCCCTGGCCCTGCCCGTGCTCCAGGAACTCGACACCCTGGCCCAGGCCAGGGGCGCCGCCGCCCAGGAGGTGTGA
- a CDS encoding response regulator yields MTIRVLLADDQNLVRAAFALLVASAPDMEVVGEAGTGRQAVELARARRADLVVMDVRMPDLDGIEATRLIAADEDLAGVRVLVLTTYDTDENIVEALRAGASGFLVKDTRPAELLEAIRTVTAGDALLSPGPTARLIERFLRSPSALHPPGSGPDCLSERERQVLTLVARGLNNTEIAEALGLSPLTAKTHVSRIMGKLEARDRAQLVIVAYESGLVTPGAGQSQQTSQSQ; encoded by the coding sequence ATGACGATACGCGTGCTGCTGGCGGACGACCAGAACCTCGTCCGCGCGGCGTTCGCCCTGCTGGTGGCGTCGGCCCCCGACATGGAGGTGGTCGGCGAGGCCGGCACCGGCCGCCAGGCCGTGGAGCTGGCCCGCGCCCGACGCGCCGACCTGGTCGTCATGGACGTACGGATGCCCGACCTGGACGGCATCGAGGCGACCCGGCTGATCGCCGCCGACGAGGATCTGGCCGGGGTCCGCGTGCTGGTCCTCACCACCTACGACACCGACGAGAACATCGTGGAGGCGCTGCGCGCGGGCGCCTCCGGATTCCTGGTCAAGGACACCAGGCCCGCCGAACTCCTGGAGGCCATCCGCACGGTGACGGCGGGCGACGCCCTTCTCTCACCCGGCCCGACGGCCCGCCTGATCGAGCGCTTCCTGCGCAGCCCGTCGGCCCTCCACCCGCCCGGATCGGGCCCCGACTGCCTGTCGGAGCGGGAACGCCAGGTCCTCACCCTGGTGGCCCGGGGCCTCAACAACACGGAGATCGCCGAGGCCCTGGGCCTGAGCCCGCTCACCGCGAAGACCCACGTCAGCCGCATCATGGGCAAGCTGGAAGCGCGGGACCGGGCCCAACTCGTCATCGTGGCCTACGAGTCGGGCCTGGTGACGCCGGGCGCGGGTCAGTCGCAGCAGACGTCTCAGTCGCAGTAG
- a CDS encoding SCO2522 family protein, with protein MTEPVFRETAAEPRTQSVPLAHLSVELGHLYMEDFEAGPERLRVHFAEVRSWVEAARTAATARAGGKRPRISTCFLIDDYFTRFSTPAEVVPMLLAEAERAGLSVDYLARESGCAVTGKVPVAEAVAARIVESPPPGSYGLRPPAAQTGWLANGERSPVARTPQAMKRAAVWQPPHETAARRHSVFLDVELWSDDADGQRLWSCPFLAAVWQLARLGLLRNEGEAVLAPQPHTAGGFPDTWDELPTLLKLNERADPFAAYRTCSVLPTRFLPVEHAVRVILDQIEVDPGALAQVADRSGKERMAVPDSVADRISYVYYSGP; from the coding sequence GTGACGGAGCCCGTGTTCCGCGAGACCGCCGCCGAGCCGCGCACCCAGTCCGTGCCGCTGGCCCACCTCTCCGTGGAGCTGGGCCACCTCTACATGGAGGACTTCGAGGCCGGACCCGAACGGCTGCGCGTGCACTTCGCCGAAGTACGGTCCTGGGTGGAGGCGGCCCGCACCGCCGCCACCGCCCGGGCCGGCGGCAAACGGCCCCGGATCAGCACCTGCTTCCTCATCGACGACTACTTCACCCGCTTCTCCACCCCCGCCGAGGTCGTCCCCATGCTCCTCGCGGAGGCCGAGCGGGCCGGACTGAGCGTCGACTACCTGGCCCGCGAGTCCGGCTGCGCCGTCACCGGCAAGGTGCCCGTCGCCGAGGCGGTCGCCGCCCGCATCGTCGAGTCCCCGCCGCCCGGCAGCTACGGCCTGCGCCCGCCCGCCGCGCAGACCGGCTGGCTCGCCAACGGCGAACGCAGCCCCGTCGCCCGCACCCCGCAGGCCATGAAGCGCGCCGCCGTCTGGCAGCCCCCGCACGAGACCGCCGCCCGCCGCCACTCCGTCTTCCTCGACGTCGAGCTGTGGAGCGACGACGCCGACGGACAGCGCCTGTGGTCCTGCCCCTTCCTCGCCGCCGTGTGGCAGCTGGCCCGCCTCGGACTCCTGCGCAACGAGGGCGAGGCCGTCCTCGCCCCGCAGCCGCACACCGCCGGCGGCTTCCCCGACACCTGGGACGAACTGCCCACCCTGCTGAAGCTCAACGAGCGCGCGGACCCCTTCGCCGCCTACCGCACCTGCTCCGTCCTGCCCACCCGCTTCCTCCCCGTCGAACACGCCGTCCGCGTGATCCTCGACCAGATCGAGGTCGACCCGGGAGCACTCGCGCAGGTCGCCGACCGCTCCGGGAAGGAACGCATGGCCGTCCCCGACTCGGTCGCCGACCGCATCTCCTACGTGTACTACTCGGGGCCCTGA
- a CDS encoding alpha/beta hydrolase — translation MTQRKRSRSIRNAAIVGVSTALLGVTAPVTASAAGGSTTDALTWSACEGTGLDPRQECATLDVPMDYADPDGPRIEMAVSRIPAEKPDARRGALLLIAGGPGGSSLNDPSGKGQKLPQEVRDTHDLIGFAPRGLAPSTPADCGLEYGDLATSRLRPWPAPDGSVDGNMTTARRMADACARNGGELIKHLSTANEARDIDRLRAALGERRISAWGVSYGTYVGSVYAQLFPHRTDRIVLDSVDNPDPALVNRAWLAAHERGVEDTFPHFAAWASKPGNPDRLADRAADVRPLFLRLAARLDREPIPWPGANPEELNGNVLRQTMLDSFAAPGRYPTLARLMRAAAEGTVPPAPQAPPEAVLQNVAAVGAGVLCNDVAWPKGAAGYEKDVAESRAKYPLTAGMPRNAMLCAAWPYPPREAPVRITDRGPSNVLLVQNERDVNTPLAGALRMREALGRRAVMVTVDSTGHDSYLANGTACGDATVSRFLATGQRPGSDVYCD, via the coding sequence ATGACGCAGCGCAAGCGAAGCAGAAGCATCCGCAACGCCGCCATCGTCGGCGTGTCCACCGCCCTCCTCGGCGTCACCGCGCCGGTGACCGCCTCCGCGGCGGGTGGGAGCACAACCGATGCCCTCACCTGGTCCGCCTGCGAGGGCACCGGGCTCGACCCCCGGCAGGAGTGCGCCACCCTCGACGTGCCGATGGACTACGCCGATCCCGACGGCCCCCGTATCGAGATGGCCGTCTCCCGCATCCCCGCCGAGAAGCCGGACGCCCGGCGCGGGGCCCTGCTGCTCATCGCCGGCGGGCCGGGCGGGTCGAGCCTCAACGACCCGTCGGGGAAGGGGCAGAAGCTCCCCCAGGAGGTCCGCGACACCCACGACCTCATCGGGTTCGCACCGCGCGGCCTCGCGCCGTCCACTCCCGCCGACTGCGGGCTGGAGTACGGCGACCTCGCCACCTCCAGGCTGCGCCCCTGGCCGGCCCCCGACGGCTCGGTGGACGGGAACATGACCACCGCCCGGCGCATGGCCGACGCCTGCGCACGCAACGGCGGCGAGCTGATCAAGCACCTCAGCACCGCCAACGAGGCCCGCGACATCGACCGCCTCCGGGCCGCGCTCGGCGAGCGGAGGATCTCGGCGTGGGGAGTGTCGTACGGGACGTACGTCGGGTCCGTGTACGCGCAGTTGTTCCCGCACCGCACCGACCGGATCGTGCTGGACAGCGTCGACAACCCCGACCCGGCTCTGGTCAACCGTGCCTGGCTCGCGGCGCACGAGCGGGGCGTCGAGGACACCTTCCCGCACTTCGCCGCGTGGGCGTCGAAGCCCGGCAACCCCGACCGCCTGGCGGACCGGGCCGCCGACGTGCGGCCGCTGTTCCTGCGGCTCGCCGCCCGGCTCGACCGGGAGCCGATCCCGTGGCCCGGCGCCAATCCCGAGGAGCTGAACGGCAACGTGCTGCGCCAGACCATGCTGGACAGCTTCGCCGCCCCCGGCCGCTACCCGACGCTCGCCCGGCTGATGCGGGCCGCGGCGGAGGGCACCGTGCCGCCCGCGCCCCAGGCGCCGCCCGAGGCCGTGCTCCAGAACGTCGCCGCCGTGGGCGCCGGGGTGCTCTGCAACGACGTGGCATGGCCCAAGGGCGCGGCCGGGTACGAGAAGGACGTCGCCGAGAGCCGCGCCAAGTACCCGCTCACCGCCGGGATGCCCCGCAACGCGATGCTCTGCGCGGCCTGGCCGTACCCGCCGCGTGAGGCACCGGTGCGGATCACCGACCGGGGGCCGTCCAACGTGCTGCTCGTGCAGAACGAGCGGGACGTCAACACCCCGCTCGCCGGCGCGCTGCGGATGCGGGAGGCGCTCGGCCGGCGCGCGGTCATGGTGACCGTGGACTCCACCGGCCACGACTCCTACCTGGCCAACGGCACCGCCTGCGGGGACGCCACGGTCTCCCGCTTCCTGGCGACCGGACAGCGGCCGGGGTCGGACGTCTACTGCGACTGA
- a CDS encoding SCO2521 family protein, with translation MAPRQSTPPAVLACGEIRTCLLPARQALDIRSAAQLLGLRADERVLLSERPGLYARSPDTLTGVDCPLPSANGARIRAVGTVTAHAALTEGRVLQTSAHCRLPGSGPDQRRPWGEYLVRPGVVEPLGKLPHEAVAQGVLGGPRHGDLDVGLIADGLLTRVLRHPLLDQRPPFRSRPTRLRWAALPAAPGEGPSLERFTLAEDELRTVRLRVPEGTTGAELAALCDDLALHDWLLTTVVRMLDGLRLGAGAAHDAGAVVRTLRPAVDHLLHLWMPGARVGLELAALWDPLEERPGFTRQWQALVQRIRDQLTLHAIPAAHREVEPAP, from the coding sequence ATGGCGCCGCGGCAGAGCACCCCGCCCGCCGTCCTCGCCTGCGGCGAGATCCGCACCTGCCTGCTGCCCGCCCGGCAGGCCCTCGACATCCGGTCCGCCGCCCAGCTCCTCGGCCTGCGCGCCGACGAACGCGTGCTGCTCTCCGAACGCCCCGGCCTCTACGCGCGTTCCCCCGACACCCTCACCGGCGTCGACTGCCCCCTGCCCAGCGCCAACGGCGCCCGCATCCGTGCCGTCGGCACCGTCACCGCGCACGCCGCGCTCACCGAGGGCCGCGTCCTGCAGACCTCCGCCCACTGCCGCCTGCCCGGCAGCGGACCCGACCAGCGGCGCCCCTGGGGCGAGTACCTGGTGCGGCCCGGCGTCGTCGAACCGCTCGGCAAGCTCCCGCACGAGGCGGTCGCCCAAGGCGTCCTCGGCGGCCCCCGCCACGGCGACCTCGACGTCGGACTCATCGCCGACGGCCTGCTCACCCGGGTGCTGCGCCACCCCCTGCTCGACCAGCGCCCGCCCTTCCGCTCCCGCCCCACCCGGCTGCGCTGGGCGGCGCTGCCCGCGGCCCCCGGCGAGGGCCCCTCGCTGGAACGGTTCACCCTCGCCGAGGACGAGCTGCGCACCGTACGCCTGCGGGTGCCCGAGGGCACCACCGGCGCCGAACTCGCCGCGCTCTGCGACGACCTGGCCCTGCACGACTGGCTGCTCACCACCGTCGTCCGCATGCTCGACGGCCTCCGCCTCGGCGCCGGGGCCGCCCACGACGCCGGCGCCGTCGTACGGACCCTGCGCCCGGCCGTCGACCACCTCCTGCACCTGTGGATGCCGGGCGCCCGGGTCGGCCTCGAACTGGCCGCGCTGTGGGACCCGCTGGAGGAGCGCCCCGGCTTCACCCGCCAGTGGCAGGCCCTGGTGCAGCGCATCCGCGACCAGCTCACCCTGCACGCCATTCCCGCAGCCCATCGGGAGGTGGAACCGGCTCCCTGA
- a CDS encoding DUF397 domain-containing protein: MREYDLTDARWTKSSYSNGEGGDCFEVAQDFPGAARWRKSTYSNGDGGNCLEVTDGVPGVIPVRDSKVADGPVIVVGSAAWTEFVRTVVQSRGAGV; encoded by the coding sequence ATGCGCGAGTACGACCTGACGGACGCCCGCTGGACGAAGAGCAGCTACAGCAACGGCGAGGGCGGCGACTGCTTTGAGGTCGCGCAAGACTTCCCCGGCGCCGCCCGCTGGCGCAAGAGCACGTACAGCAACGGCGACGGCGGCAACTGCCTCGAAGTCACCGACGGAGTCCCCGGCGTCATACCCGTCCGGGACAGCAAGGTGGCCGACGGCCCGGTGATCGTCGTCGGGTCGGCGGCCTGGACGGAGTTCGTCCGCACCGTTGTTCAGTCCCGCGGAGCGGGTGTCTGA
- a CDS encoding sensor histidine kinase codes for MQATTTATNPRRTARPRRGERIIAAINRDPRTAEHGTRNDTVLAGVLLLGAVCLALFTDDGRRPDALGWTLLVAAHVPIVWRRRHPLLVLAALVAVVAPYHAMDNNHTAVGPASYVALYTLAVTGRPLRTILTGIAVLTVSVSIMLIVDTHQALELIRTSGWVIAILFCGIDVRYYRQYVAAIVERAERAERTREEEARRRVAEERLRVARDLHDLLAHSITLIGVQTSVAAHVLTADPERLDREAVAKALDDIAETCRSARGELRTTLEVLRGQDTAGVPDARGPLPGLSGLPDLAESARLAGADVDLSVRADDVPPAVGAAVYRITQEALTNAVRHAGPKPSVRVAVHGERGALRLSVTDDGTGPDPAGTPGFGLVGMRERARSVGGTLDAGPRRGAAGFEVTAVLPTPAPTRTAHPTPERTA; via the coding sequence GTGCAGGCAACCACGACAGCGACGAACCCGCGGCGGACCGCCCGGCCCCGCAGGGGCGAGCGGATCATCGCCGCGATCAACCGCGACCCGCGCACGGCCGAGCACGGCACCCGCAACGACACCGTGCTCGCCGGGGTCCTCCTCCTCGGCGCCGTCTGCCTGGCGCTGTTCACCGACGACGGCCGCCGCCCGGACGCCCTCGGCTGGACGCTGCTGGTCGCCGCGCACGTCCCGATCGTGTGGCGGCGGCGCCACCCGCTGCTGGTGCTCGCGGCGCTGGTCGCCGTGGTCGCGCCGTACCACGCGATGGACAACAACCACACCGCCGTGGGCCCCGCCTCCTACGTGGCCCTCTACACGCTGGCGGTCACCGGCCGTCCGCTGCGCACCATCCTGACCGGCATCGCGGTCCTCACCGTGTCCGTGAGCATCATGCTCATCGTCGACACCCACCAGGCGCTCGAACTGATCCGCACCTCGGGCTGGGTCATCGCCATCCTCTTCTGCGGCATCGACGTCCGGTACTACCGCCAGTACGTCGCCGCCATAGTGGAGCGCGCCGAACGCGCCGAACGCACCCGCGAGGAGGAGGCCCGGCGCCGCGTCGCCGAGGAACGCCTGCGCGTCGCCCGGGACCTGCACGACCTGCTGGCGCACAGCATCACCCTCATCGGCGTGCAGACCTCGGTCGCCGCCCACGTCCTGACCGCCGATCCCGAACGACTGGACCGGGAGGCCGTCGCCAAGGCCCTCGACGACATCGCCGAGACCTGCCGCTCGGCGCGCGGCGAACTGCGCACCACCCTCGAGGTGCTCAGGGGGCAGGACACCGCCGGCGTCCCCGACGCCCGCGGTCCGCTGCCCGGCCTGAGCGGGCTGCCCGACCTGGCGGAGAGTGCCCGGCTCGCCGGAGCGGACGTCGACCTGTCGGTGCGCGCCGACGACGTCCCGCCCGCGGTCGGTGCCGCCGTCTACCGCATCACGCAGGAGGCGCTGACCAACGCCGTCCGGCACGCGGGACCCAAGCCGTCCGTCCGCGTCGCGGTGCACGGCGAGCGGGGCGCCCTGCGGCTGTCCGTCACCGACGACGGCACCGGCCCGGACCCGGCGGGCACCCCGGGCTTCGGCCTCGTCGGCATGCGCGAGCGGGCCCGCAGCGTGGGTGGCACACTCGACGCCGGACCGCGCCGGGGCGCCGCCGGCTTCGAGGTGACGGCCGTACTGCCGACCCCCGCCCCGACCCGTACCGCCCACCCGACCCCGGAGAGAACCGCATGA